One Besnoitia besnoiti strain Bb-Ger1 chromosome VIII, whole genome shotgun sequence DNA segment encodes these proteins:
- a CDS encoding Cof family hydrolase subfamily protein (encoded by transcript BESB_083350) has protein sequence MLKSNHNEVARMEKAQSPKIAKGIRAGKTGTVILPKSGPKRFTRADLQKHQPVKMIMTDMDGTFLNSYHSASKPNVEAFASLKNHGIIGVIATGRPRQSVISGIGLETFQRMMNNQAGPGIFMNGSVVYGPEGEILFEKHIEADALRRVLATLERLGWRNRVCGYNSQGIYCEEKNTVNWRLHLEYGEPEPLLIPRGTLDDMKFSKLIVNGTDTEIDILRPALECELPADATSVRPLTWNLEVIPKGISKATGMNVLLSHFGLSKENVLTMGDSENDIEMFRAAGVSVAVTNASSIAKEAAQYATVSNDEHAFAVVTRAICNTLQEAQSPFNL, from the coding sequence ATGCTAAAGTCCAACCACAACGAGGTGGCCAGGATGGAGAAGGCACAATCACCAAAGATAGCCAAGGGCATCCGCGCCGGGAAGACAGGCACCGTCATTCTGCCGAAAAGCGGCCCTAAACGGTTCACGAGAGCTGACCTTCAGAAGCATCAGCCGGTGAAGATGATCATGACGGATATGGACGGCACATTCCTGAACTCTTATCATAGCGCGTCGAAGCCCAACGTGGAAGCTTTCGCGAGTCTCAAGAACCACGGCATTATCGGCGTCATTGCAACTGGCCGGCCTCGACAGAGCGTCATCAGCGGAATTGGTCTAGAGACTTTCCAGCGTATGATGAACAACCAAGCCGGTCCAGGCATCTTCATGAACGGCAGTGTTGTCTACGGTCCTGAAGGCGAGATTCTCTTTGAGAAGCACATCGAAGCCGATGCACTGCGACGTGTCCTGGCCACTTTGGAGAGGCTTGGTTGGAGAAATAGAGTGTGCGGTTATAACTCGCAAGGCATCTACTGTGAAGAAAAGAACACGGTCAACTGGCGGCTGCACCTCGAGTATGGAGAGCCTGAACCATTACTCATTCCACGAGGAACCCTCGACGATATGAAGTTCAGCAAACTGATCGTCAATGGAACAGACACCGAAATCGACATCCTTAGGCCAGCATTGGAATGTGAGCTACCAGCAGACGCTACGAGCGTACGGCCGCTAACATGGAATCTGGAAGTCATTCCGAAGGGCATATCGAAGGCTACAGGAATGAACGTGCTGCTCAGTCATTTTGGCCTCTCCAAAGAGAATGTCCTCACAATGGGAGATAGCGAGAACGACATCGAGATGTTCCGCGCAGCAGGAGTTTCCGTCGCGGTAACCAACGCCAGTAGTATTGCgaaagaagccgcgcagTACGCTACTGTCTCAAATGACGAGCACGCCTTCGCGGTCGTCACAAGAGCTATTTGTAATACCCTGCAAGAGGCGCAGTCCCCTTTCAACCTGTAG
- a CDS encoding Cof family hydrolase subfamily protein (encoded by transcript BESB_083360): MKALLKWCIQDCLVGYEEEAYPVPFSWERLRRHAPVRLLLTDMDGTFLDSSHKASASNVAAFASLRSHGIIPVVATGRPRHSVIAGVGRAVYERMVPNGKGPGIFMNGSVVYGLSGELLFERHIELNDLEQVFKVLDQIGWRDRVCGYNEQGVYCEDENDFNFRLHTEYGEPRPLVVDKGQLRTMNFSKLIINGTDETIDKLRTALEPQLGRGVRCVRPLTWNLEVIPADISKATGMQVLLDHLGLTKANVAAMGDSENDVEMLRKAAVPIVVENGTDAAKRAALYQTVSNDQNAFAHVATELLIHQAHSTTK; encoded by the coding sequence ATGAAGGCGCTACTCAAGTGGTGCATTCAGGACTGTCTGGTGGGGTATGAAGAGGAAGCCTACCCTGTGCCCTTTTCGTGGGAAAGGTTACGGCGGCATGCTCCAGTTCGGTTGCTGCTAACGGACATGGATGGGACGTTCCTAGACTCGTCCCACAAAGCCTCTGCCTCGAATGTTGCTGCGTTTGCGAGCCTAAGAAGCCATGGAATTATTCCCGTCGTGGCCACGGGACGCCCAAGGCATAGTGTCATAGCTGGCGTGGGGCGTGCCGTCTATGAGCGCATGGTTCCCAACGGCAAGGGGCCAGGCATTTTCATGAACGGAAGCGTTGTCTATGGTCTTAGTGGAGAGCTGCTGTTTGAAAGGCACATCGAGCTGAATGACCTAGAGCAAGTCTTCAAGGTGCTGGACCAGATTGGCTGGAGAGACCGCGTGTGTGGATACAACGAGCAGGGTGTCTACTGCGAAGATGAGAATGATTTCAACTTTAGGCTCCACACTGAATACGGGGAGCCTAGACCCCTAGTTGTCGACAAAGGTCAACTAAGAACCATGAACTTCAGCAAGTTAATCATAAATGGAACGGACGAGACGATCGATAAACTCCGGACGGCGCTGGAACCTCAACTGGGCAGGGGGGTGAGGTGTGTTCGTCCCCTGACTTGGAACCTCGAAGTCATCCCGGCCGATATATCAAAAGCTACTGGCATGCAGGTTCTCCTTGACCATCTGGGATTGACAAAAGCCAACGTCGCCGCTATGGGAGACAGTGAAAACGACGTCGAGATGCTCAGGAAAGCTGCGGTCCCCATCGTCGTTGAGAACGGTACGGATGCTGCAAAGAGGGCAGCCCTGTATCAGACAGTGTCAAATGATCAGAATGCCTTCGCGCATGTTGCTACCGAACTCCTAATACATCAAGCTCATTCCACGACTAAGTGA